A single genomic interval of Daucus carota subsp. sativus chromosome 1, DH1 v3.0, whole genome shotgun sequence harbors:
- the LOC108205101 gene encoding nodulin homeobox isoform X3: protein MKSVSGRELIGQVNPKDIDLISAVRSLHSCQDLSKVIRDSDNGTSELNFENGSSIQIDVEVVARIPAHILARLVQSELDEELLKYVLAGIRLLHSLYDAALRHHKLEQILLDDIPLLSQLIEMIFHVLILLNCYTEEHPNLTPITLLRSTIAASSLFLFEKVVSPYPAELANVLVSHPKVHRFVDAAFAVVRVDIEVLRVEMQSNSADSLSPTAEESIKHLCVQCEASLKFLHSLCQQNNFRDCLLKHKELCDEAGILCLVRSVLDLDVTVFVGANFVVGAISRMQSKVLAMLLYLCESESISYLDVVARTPHSLSLAKSVVLKVLGLLRKLLNGRYKMLSSCMDRDTPRGLLQLNALRLVDIFSDDSNFQSYVMEHMTGVLMTLFSLKHREFLSTWCTSDLQVWEEDATLDYDPFLASGWVLNLLSLSNPSNITSSEYNLIPNNMPRASYAHQRTSLLVKIIANLHCFIPHICNVEKNFFLDKFFQCLQRKFVDLSNKSSSDLAAEKIAAISRNFRSFLSHAESLIPSFLVEEDMHLLRTFVSQLEPLMSMLELEVSDIQEAHSIDGSSPPCIIEVFSDQINRTSHLKEVAEKTLALQQSDQSNVGMDIDQANDELREYKRKGKDKSDKVEACGLREIEAQNVESSGSDSSSTRVKKSFDQSNDVQEDQKIADIKFSEKQQRKRKRNIMNDVQAGMIENALIDIPDLHRNAPALQSWADRLSDHGSEVTSSQLKNCLSPRC from the exons ATGAAGTCAGTTTCAGGGAGAGAGCTAATTGGGCAAGTGAACCCCAAG GACATAGATTTGATATCAGCTGTAAGAAGTTTGCACAGCTGTCAAGATCTCAGTAAAGTAATTAGGGACTCAGATAATGGTACTTCTGAGCTGAACTTTGAAAATGGATCATCTATACAG ATTGATGTTGAAGTCGTTGCCAGAATTCCTGCACACATTTTAGCAAGGCTTGTACAGTCAGAACTTGACGAAGAGCTCCTAAAATATGTACTGGCTGGGATCCGTCTTTTGCATAGCCTGTATGATGCAGCTCTTCGGCATCATAAACTTGAGCAG ATACTGTTGGATGACATCCCCTTGTTGTCACAGTTGATTGAAATGATCTTTCATGTTCTTATCCTGCTAAATTGCTACACAGAG GAACATCCAAATTTAACTCCTATTACGCTTTTGCGTTCTACAATTGCAGCCAGCagtctttttctttttgaaaaagtCGTTTCGCCTTACCCTGCGGAGCTTGCTAATGTTTTAGTTAGCCATCCTAAG GTACACCGATTTGTGGATGCTGCTTTTGCTGTTGTTCGTGTTGATATTGAGGTTCTCCGTGTCGAGATGCAAAGCAACAGTGCTGATTCTTTGAGTCCTACAGCGGAAGAGTCAATCAAGCATCTTTGTGTGCAGTGTGAGGCTTCACTGAAGTTTCTGCATTCATTGTGTCAGCAAAACAATTTCCGAGATTGCCTCCTGAAACATAAG GAATTATGTGATGAAGCTGGCATactttgcttggtcagatctgTCTTGGACTTGGATGTAACAGTATTTGTTGGCGCAAATTTTGTTGTAGGGGCTATATCTAGAATGCAGTCCAAAGTTTTAGCTATG CTGTTGTATCTTTGTGAATCAGAGAGCATATCTTACCTGGACGTGGTTGCTAGGACTCCTCATAGCTTGAGTCTAGCCAAGTCTGTCGTATTAAAG GTTCTTGGATTACTTCGGAAACTACTTAATGGACGCTATAAAATGCTAAGTTCTTGCATGGACAGAGATACTCCCAGGGGACTTTTGCAACTTAATGCTTTGCGGCTTGTAGACATATTTTCAGATGACTCAAATTTTCAATCTTACGTCATGGAACACATG ACTGGGGTGTTGATGACACTTTTTTCACTGAAACACCGAGAGTTTCTATCTACTTGGTGTACATCGGACCTTCAGGTTTGGGAAGAAGACGCTACACTGGATTATGACCCATTTCTGGCTTCTGGATGGGTTTTAAATCTACTGTCACTGTCAAATCCATCAAACATAACAAGTTCAGAGTACAACTTGATCCCAAATAACATGCCACGAGCTTCCTATGCACATCAAAGAACATCTTTACTGGTCAAAATAATTGCAAATCTCCATTGTTTCATTCCACATATTTGCAATG TTGAGAAGAATTTTTTCTTGGACAAATTTTTCCAATGCTTACAAAGGAAATTTGTTGACCTGTCTAATAAATCATCCTCCGACCTTGCTGCTGAAAAAATTGCAGCTATTAGCAGGAATTTTC GTTCCTTTTTAAGTCATGCAGAATCTTTGATTCCTAGTTTCCTGGTTGAGGAGGATATGCATCTTTTGAG GACATTTGTCAGTCAGTTAGAACCGCTGATGAGTATGCTCGAGTTGGAAGTGAGTGATATTCAG GAGGCTCACAGCATAGATGGAAGCTCACCACCCTGCATAATAGAAGTTTTTTCAGATCAAATCAATAGAACTAGTCACCTGAAAGAAGTTGCTGAAAAAACATTAGCTCTTCAACAATCAGATCAATCCAATGTGGGCATGGACATTGATCAAGCTAATGACGAGTTGAGGGAATATAAGAGGAAAGGTAAAGATAAATCTGATAAGGTTGAAGCTTGTGGTTTGAGAGAGATAGAAGCTCAGAATGTTGAATCAAGTGGATCTGATTCCAGTTCTACACGAGTAAAGAAGTCCTTTGATCAAAGCAATGATGTTCAAGAGGACCAGAAGATTGCCGATATCAAATTTTCAGAGAAGCAGCAAAGAAAACGGAAGCGAAACATTATGAATGATGTGCAGGCTGGCATGATTGAGAATGCCCTCATAGATATACCTGATTTGCATCGAAATGCCCCTGCGCTTCAATCATGGGCTGATCGATTAAGCGATCAT GGGTCTGAAGTGACATCTTCTCAGCTGAAAAATTG CTTGTCACCTAGGTGCTAG
- the LOC108222317 gene encoding rho GTPase-activating protein 2, which yields MQCSYDLRGNSVPTILLLMQERLYTQKGLKAEGIFRINPENSKEEHVRDQLNRGIVPEDIDVHCLAGLIKAWFRELPSGVLDGLSPEEVLQCNTEDKSVELVKQLQPTETALLNWAIDLMADVVEQEDSNKMNARNIAMVFAPNMTQMSDPLTALMHAVQVMNLLKTLILKALREREETTIAGYSPMSYCSFDRHTDEEVDSQHEMNTSFEWRGPQTDHNAHKDYGAVCIEEAEAASGFCFS from the exons ATGCAATGCTCTTATGATTTAAGAGGGAACAGTGTTCCAACAATTCTCTTGCTAATGCAGGAGAGGTTATACACGCAAAAAGGCTTAAAG GCAGAAGGTATCTTCCGCATAAACCCTGAAAACAGCAAAGAGGAACATGTTCGGGATCAGCTGAACAGAGGAATTGTACCAGAAGACATTGATGTTCACTGTTTGGCTGGTTTGATTAAAGCCTGGTTCCGTGAACTACCTTCTGGTGTGCTAGATGGACTTTCCCCAGAGGAGGTGTTACAGTGTAATACTGAAGATAAATCCGTTGAGCTTGTGAAACAGCTACAACCAACCGAGACAGCGCTACTCAACTGGGCAATTGATCTCATGGCTGATGTTGTTGAGCAGGAGGATTCCAACAAAATGAATGCTAGGAACATTGCCATGGTTTTTGCCCCAAATATGACACAG ATGTCCGATCCATTGACAGCTCTGATGCATGCTGTGCAAGTCATGAATTTGCTCAAGACTCTGATACTGAAAGCATTACGGGAGCGTGAGGAGACTACAATCGCAGGATATTCACCAATGTCATATTGTTCTTTTGATAGGCACACTGATGAGGAGGTTGACAGTCAACATGAGATGAATACCAGCTTTGAATGGAGAGGACCACAAACAGATCATAATGCACACAAAGATTATGGGGCTGTTTGTAttgaagaagcagaagctgcttctggcttctgcttttcctga
- the LOC108214732 gene encoding uncharacterized protein LOC108214732 yields MDGRNWSWHNVVDVSPFLLYESTGDSEVNSEMNLENLEMKQYEADDAMSCCSDSYDSTAFGKCYGDRDNECVQSSKKKSKKKEEYYARCLKKKGKKKEQDYGYNPNYRDCNDDDDEDDGAINQVWSSCGKMGYVVSRQQKKNGKSNVMEPKEENDKLFWDTCLGS; encoded by the coding sequence ATGGATGGGAGGAACTGGAGCTGGCATAATGTGGTTGATGTGTCTCCTTTTTTGTTGTACGAGTCCACGGGGGATTCTGAGGTTAATTCTGAGATGAATTTGGAGAATTTGGAGATGAAACAGTACGAGGCTGATGATGCTATGTCGTGTTGTTCGGACTCGTATGATAGTACAGCGTTCGGGAAATGTTATGGTGATCGTGATAATGAATGTGTGCAGAGTTCTAAGAAGAAGTCGAAGAAGAAGGAGGAGTACTACGCGAGATGTCTCAAGAAGAAGGGGAAGAAAAAGGAGCAGGATTACGGGTATAATCCTAATTATAGGGATTGTAATGATGacgatgatgaggatgatggcGCGATTAATCAGGTGTGGAGTAGTTGCGGGAAAATGGGGTACGTTGTGTCGAGGCAGCAGAAGAAGAACGGGAAATCTAATGTGATGGAGCCTAAAGAGGAGAATGACAAGTTGTTCTGGGACACTTGCTTAGGTTCTTGA